A window of Haliscomenobacter hydrossis DSM 1100 contains these coding sequences:
- a CDS encoding outer membrane beta-barrel family protein, producing MKHPLTKVILAGILSLLFLQNGFGQNTKLANIKGKIIESQSKAPLAYAAIRILKNSDSTLVTGGISDEKGQFSLEAPYGDYYAMVEFLGYQPIKIPSFSLSPGKNTLDLGTINLSASAQNLQEVVVQAEKSSMELSLDKKIFNVGKDLANAGGTASDILSNIPSVSVDGEGNVKLRGSDNVRILIDGKPSGLVSFKGGSGLQQLQGSMVDKVEVITNPSARYEAEGQAGIINIVLKKDRRQGFNGSFDLITGNPDNFGAGANVNYRKDKVNFFLNYALAYRLQPGRSEQYQEVYDGATTRILEQTNMGRIRSANNSINGGLDYYFDDKNIFTASYLWRRIDARRITDVRYKDYINTLSNLYSTTDRQQDETEDEPNSEYAFSYKRNFEKKGHELLIDARYLDYWEHSDQTFTQQSVFADGIINKVASRTQKSLNDETEKQWLFSADYVQPLGKEGKYELGLRSSFRDMSNDFFVTEEDSTGLFQPLDSLNNNFLYDENINAAYAIIGNKINRFSYQFGLRAENTDIKTTLEQTNESNPRNYTNLFPSAHFTYKLAHENSLQISYSRRVRRPRYNDLSPFMTFSDNRNFSSGNPDLNPEYTDAYELGHVKFFDKGSFASSLYYRYTTDKIDRIRRVNSEGFAATRPENLVDEHSFGAEFTSSFTLTKWWKLDFNVNFFRAITDGSNIQADYQSDTYAWFTRQTSRFSLAKKTDIQVRASYEAPRKTPQGEVKSLFFTDLSVSRDLFKGQGKLILNVLDVFNSRRFRSITRGENFFTESNGQMRLRQINLTLNYRLNQAQQVTRRRIGGEEE from the coding sequence ATGAAGCATCCATTGACTAAAGTAATATTGGCGGGTATTTTAAGCCTACTCTTCCTACAAAATGGTTTTGGTCAAAACACCAAGCTGGCCAACATCAAGGGCAAAATCATCGAATCCCAAAGCAAGGCACCCCTCGCCTACGCGGCCATTCGCATCCTGAAAAACAGCGACAGCACCCTCGTTACGGGAGGTATCAGCGACGAAAAAGGACAATTTTCACTCGAAGCACCCTACGGCGACTACTACGCCATGGTGGAATTTTTGGGCTATCAACCCATCAAAATACCCAGCTTCAGTTTGAGTCCTGGTAAAAACACCCTCGACCTGGGCACCATCAACCTTAGCGCCTCAGCCCAGAACCTGCAAGAAGTAGTGGTGCAGGCTGAAAAAAGCAGCATGGAACTTTCCCTCGACAAAAAAATCTTCAACGTTGGCAAAGACCTGGCCAACGCGGGGGGCACCGCCTCCGATATCCTCAGCAACATCCCCTCCGTTTCGGTGGATGGCGAAGGGAACGTCAAACTGCGGGGCAGCGATAATGTACGCATCCTCATTGATGGCAAACCCTCTGGGCTGGTGAGTTTTAAAGGGGGCAGCGGTTTGCAACAATTGCAAGGCAGTATGGTCGATAAAGTGGAAGTAATCACCAACCCCTCGGCGCGTTACGAGGCGGAAGGCCAGGCGGGCATCATCAACATCGTGTTGAAAAAAGACCGCCGCCAGGGATTTAATGGTTCTTTTGACCTGATCACTGGCAATCCCGACAACTTTGGTGCGGGTGCCAACGTCAACTACCGCAAAGACAAAGTCAACTTTTTTCTCAACTACGCCCTGGCCTACCGTTTGCAACCGGGCCGCAGCGAACAATACCAGGAGGTGTACGACGGCGCCACAACCCGCATCTTGGAACAGACCAATATGGGCCGTATTCGCAGTGCCAACAACAGCATCAACGGCGGATTGGACTATTATTTTGACGACAAAAACATATTCACCGCCTCCTATCTTTGGCGTCGCATCGACGCCCGCCGTATCACCGATGTGCGTTATAAGGACTACATCAATACCCTCAGCAACCTATACAGCACCACCGACCGCCAACAGGACGAAACCGAAGACGAACCCAACTCCGAGTATGCGTTCAGCTACAAACGCAATTTTGAAAAAAAGGGCCACGAACTCTTGATCGACGCCCGGTACCTGGACTATTGGGAACACTCCGACCAAACTTTTACCCAACAGAGTGTTTTTGCCGATGGGATCATCAACAAAGTCGCCAGCCGCACGCAAAAGTCACTCAACGATGAAACGGAAAAACAATGGCTCTTTTCTGCTGATTATGTGCAACCCCTGGGCAAGGAGGGCAAATACGAGTTGGGCCTGCGCAGCAGCTTCCGCGACATGAGCAACGACTTTTTTGTCACCGAAGAAGACAGCACAGGGTTGTTCCAGCCTCTGGACAGCCTGAACAACAACTTCCTCTATGACGAAAACATCAACGCAGCCTACGCCATCATTGGCAACAAAATCAATCGTTTTTCGTATCAATTCGGACTGCGTGCTGAAAATACCGACATCAAAACCACGCTGGAACAAACCAACGAATCGAACCCCCGCAACTACACCAACCTGTTTCCCAGCGCCCATTTTACGTATAAGCTGGCCCATGAGAATTCCCTGCAAATCAGCTACAGCCGCCGGGTGCGCCGCCCGCGCTACAACGATTTGAGCCCCTTTATGACTTTCAGCGACAACCGCAACTTCTCCAGCGGCAATCCTGATTTGAATCCTGAATACACCGATGCCTATGAACTCGGGCACGTGAAGTTTTTTGACAAAGGATCTTTTGCTTCCTCATTGTATTACCGCTACACCACCGACAAAATTGACCGCATCCGCCGAGTCAACAGCGAGGGCTTTGCTGCAACTCGCCCGGAGAACCTGGTGGACGAGCATTCTTTTGGCGCTGAATTCACCAGTTCTTTCACCCTCACCAAATGGTGGAAACTGGACTTCAACGTCAATTTCTTCCGCGCCATCACCGATGGCTCCAATATTCAAGCAGACTATCAAAGCGATACTTACGCCTGGTTTACGCGCCAAACTTCACGGTTTTCATTGGCGAAAAAAACCGACATTCAAGTCCGTGCCAGCTATGAGGCCCCGCGCAAAACCCCCCAAGGAGAGGTCAAATCGCTCTTTTTTACCGATCTATCTGTCAGCAGGGATCTGTTCAAAGGCCAGGGCAAACTCATCCTCAATGTTCTGGATGTATTCAACAGCCGCCGCTTCCGCAGCATCACCCGTGGTGAAAACTTTTTTACGGAAAGCAATGGTCAAATGCGCTTGCGGCAGATTAACCTGACGCTGAATTATCGCTTGAATCAGGCGCAGCAGGTGACGAGGAGGAGGATTGGCGGGGAAGAAGAATAA
- a CDS encoding S8 family peptidase, with protein MRNILLIFACLFCLSAGLNAQILSPLPPGKIDLIVLFPPGTNEANIARCRTELGATEESISFPSGTRVWRMADTGTIKGITPFSYSFIKNPTDAVGRVQGRTNGVGVGIVSYVQINTKTQAPLTSTIKKTSDLPQFNSCGLDGELMVSPLGSRNVKVAILDTGLEHKDIEGLHPVLKHFALLSERRNFSTSTRDMTNVKDDHGHGTAVASVVVRGFMELGSNLCQIVPIKVLDKTAQGTLYGIIQGLDHAMNIKADIINISVVSQEKTRPKGKTPIEMVMNIAEARGILIVSAAGNDSQNIDLDENIRYPACAQSKNQIVVGAATCYNENVASFASVGQLSIDLFAPGEGVGVYSLARIGGGEITSGSSFAAPTVAGVAAALLTHMSSRNLVALKCAILEWGTTRSILAGKCVTGKTIHAPRALEKLASCGAVVLPPVVSVREILVDIQIGADPLLGATDMVKLVVLFSGGKTLEFDKINFKQNWAANSLQKIRRTLPADTNLNDIVGIRLETKFSNTIGSDTSWDLNRVIVSTNDGRTVIPRINQSGAPLHRFAGGSFSREFRR; from the coding sequence ATGAGAAACATCCTTTTGATCTTTGCTTGCTTATTTTGCCTCAGCGCAGGATTGAATGCCCAAATCCTGTCGCCATTACCTCCTGGTAAAATTGATTTGATTGTTCTGTTCCCACCGGGGACAAATGAAGCGAATATTGCAAGATGTAGAACCGAATTGGGTGCCACCGAGGAATCCATATCATTTCCGAGTGGAACCAGAGTTTGGCGAATGGCTGATACAGGAACCATTAAGGGCATTACACCCTTTTCTTATTCTTTTATTAAAAACCCGACGGATGCCGTAGGAAGGGTGCAAGGCAGAACCAATGGGGTAGGGGTTGGCATTGTATCTTATGTGCAAATCAACACAAAAACACAAGCGCCACTCACGTCTACAATCAAAAAAACTTCAGATTTGCCACAATTCAATTCTTGTGGTTTGGATGGAGAATTGATGGTAAGCCCATTAGGTAGCAGAAATGTCAAAGTAGCCATTTTAGATACCGGCTTGGAGCATAAGGATATAGAAGGTCTGCACCCTGTGTTGAAACACTTTGCCCTTTTGTCAGAGCGACGCAATTTTTCAACATCGACAAGAGACATGACCAATGTCAAAGACGACCATGGGCACGGTACTGCGGTAGCCAGCGTTGTAGTAAGGGGCTTTATGGAATTGGGAAGTAATCTTTGTCAAATTGTTCCCATCAAGGTATTGGATAAAACAGCCCAGGGTACCTTGTATGGAATTATTCAAGGCTTAGACCATGCCATGAACATCAAGGCAGACATCATCAACATCAGTGTGGTATCTCAAGAAAAGACTAGGCCAAAAGGGAAGACCCCCATTGAAATGGTTATGAATATTGCGGAAGCCAGGGGGATTTTGATCGTATCGGCTGCTGGTAATGACAGCCAGAATATCGACCTTGATGAAAACATTCGTTATCCTGCTTGTGCTCAAAGTAAAAACCAAATTGTAGTAGGGGCGGCCACTTGCTACAATGAAAATGTTGCCAGCTTTGCAAGCGTAGGGCAGCTTAGTATAGATCTATTTGCTCCAGGTGAAGGAGTGGGGGTGTACAGTTTGGCCCGCATAGGGGGTGGAGAAATAACATCAGGCTCCTCTTTTGCCGCGCCAACAGTAGCTGGGGTCGCCGCTGCACTGCTTACCCACATGAGTTCGCGCAATTTGGTTGCCCTAAAATGTGCTATTTTGGAATGGGGAACGACAAGGAGTATTTTGGCCGGAAAATGTGTCACTGGAAAAACCATTCATGCGCCCCGGGCATTGGAAAAATTGGCTTCATGTGGCGCGGTAGTCCTGCCTCCTGTTGTTTCAGTTCGGGAAATTTTGGTTGACATCCAGATTGGAGCCGACCCTCTACTGGGCGCAACGGACATGGTTAAGTTGGTGGTTTTATTTTCAGGTGGGAAAACGCTGGAGTTTGACAAAATCAATTTTAAACAAAACTGGGCTGCAAATTCTCTGCAAAAAATCCGACGTACCCTGCCCGCAGACACCAACCTGAACGACATTGTAGGGATACGCCTTGAAACAAAATTCAGCAACACAATAGGTAGTGACACTTCCTGGGATCTTAATCGGGTGATTGTTTCCACCAACGACGGGCGCACGGTTATTCCTAGAATCAATCAAAGTGGTGCGCCTCTGCACCGTTTTGCTGGTGGTAGTTTTTCCCGGGAATTCAGGCGCTAG
- a CDS encoding glycoside hydrolase family 3 protein, with translation MLRLCTTFILFSTAILTFAQQKWTEEKKETFNLVRNQGGQSIAYSPNSGVKVLTVDGFAFKDLNKNGKLDIYEDWRQPADARAKDLASKLSIEQIAGLMLYSRHQSIPARPGGYFAGTYKGKPFPESGAKPEDLTDQQIEFLTKDNLRHVLVTTVQSPELAAKWNNNIQALVEGAGVGIPANNSSDPRHGTVANAEFNAAAGGAISMWPGSLGMAATFDPALVEKFGKIAAAEYRALGIATALSPQVDIATEPRWNRFSGTFGEDPYLAAEMARAYCDGFQTSTGTQEIANGWGYSSVNAMVKHWPGGGSGEAGRDAHYGMGKFAVYPGKQFQTHFIPFINGAFKLKGKTMMASAVMPYYTISWNQDVKNKENVGNSYNKYIITDLMRTKYKYDGVACTDWGITGDETVLDNFTAGKPWGVDKLSIAERHYKVLMAGVDQFGGNNEAKPIIDAYAMGSKEHGEAWMRARMEQSAVRLLKNIFRVGLFENPYLDVENTKQTVGKPEFMAAGYEAQLKSMVLLKNQKQALPLKTGIKVYVPKKFTPAARNFLGVETPESYAYPVNIDIVKKYFTVVDNPDEADVALAFISSPNTGNGYQAEDVKKGGNGYFPISLQYGEYKATEARAVSIAGGDPLENFTNRTYKDKSVKATNITDLAMVTETYEKMKGKPVIVSVNVDNPMIFNEFETKANAILVNFRVQDQAILDILTGKAEPSGLLPMQMPADMVVVEKQAEDAPRDMRCHKDAAGNVYDFGFGLNWKGVIVDARTAKYMVKKK, from the coding sequence ATGCTCAGACTCTGCACAACCTTCATCCTTTTTTCCACCGCAATACTCACTTTTGCCCAACAAAAATGGACAGAAGAAAAGAAAGAAACCTTTAATCTGGTGCGCAACCAGGGCGGACAAAGCATCGCTTACTCCCCCAACTCCGGGGTGAAAGTATTGACGGTGGATGGCTTCGCTTTCAAAGACCTCAACAAAAATGGCAAACTCGACATCTACGAAGACTGGCGGCAACCCGCTGATGCGCGGGCCAAAGACCTGGCTTCCAAACTCAGCATCGAGCAAATCGCGGGCTTGATGCTCTACAGCCGCCATCAATCCATTCCCGCCCGCCCAGGTGGCTATTTTGCGGGCACCTACAAAGGCAAACCTTTCCCCGAAAGTGGTGCCAAACCCGAAGACCTGACCGACCAGCAAATCGAGTTTTTGACCAAAGACAATCTGCGCCATGTACTTGTCACGACCGTACAATCGCCCGAACTTGCTGCCAAGTGGAACAACAACATACAAGCCCTCGTCGAAGGTGCCGGGGTGGGTATACCCGCCAACAACAGCTCCGACCCACGCCACGGCACCGTTGCCAATGCCGAATTCAACGCGGCGGCGGGTGGGGCCATTTCGATGTGGCCTGGCTCTCTGGGCATGGCGGCTACTTTTGATCCGGCCTTGGTAGAAAAATTTGGCAAAATTGCCGCAGCAGAGTACCGCGCCCTGGGTATTGCAACTGCGCTTTCTCCCCAGGTGGACATCGCTACCGAACCGCGCTGGAATCGTTTCAGCGGTACTTTTGGAGAAGACCCCTATCTGGCGGCGGAAATGGCCAGAGCCTATTGTGATGGTTTTCAAACCTCAACGGGCACTCAAGAAATTGCCAACGGTTGGGGTTACAGCAGCGTAAACGCGATGGTGAAACACTGGCCTGGTGGTGGCTCCGGTGAAGCGGGCCGCGATGCGCATTACGGCATGGGCAAGTTTGCGGTGTATCCCGGCAAACAGTTCCAAACCCATTTTATCCCCTTTATCAATGGCGCTTTTAAGCTGAAAGGCAAAACCATGATGGCCTCGGCGGTGATGCCTTACTACACGATTTCCTGGAACCAGGACGTCAAGAATAAGGAAAACGTCGGCAACAGCTACAACAAGTACATCATCACCGATTTGATGCGCACCAAATACAAATATGACGGGGTAGCCTGCACCGACTGGGGCATCACGGGCGACGAAACAGTACTGGACAACTTCACCGCGGGTAAACCCTGGGGCGTAGACAAACTGAGCATAGCCGAACGGCATTACAAAGTGCTGATGGCCGGAGTAGACCAATTCGGGGGCAACAACGAAGCCAAACCCATCATCGATGCTTACGCGATGGGCAGCAAAGAACACGGCGAAGCCTGGATGCGGGCGCGGATGGAACAATCTGCCGTACGTTTGTTGAAAAACATCTTCCGGGTAGGTCTGTTTGAAAACCCTTATCTGGACGTAGAAAACACCAAACAAACGGTGGGCAAGCCCGAATTTATGGCCGCAGGGTACGAGGCACAATTAAAATCAATGGTCTTGTTGAAAAACCAAAAACAAGCCTTGCCACTCAAAACGGGCATCAAAGTGTACGTCCCCAAAAAATTCACACCCGCTGCTCGCAACTTCCTGGGCGTTGAAACACCGGAGAGTTATGCTTACCCGGTCAACATCGACATCGTGAAAAAATACTTCACCGTAGTTGACAATCCCGATGAAGCCGACGTTGCCCTTGCGTTTATCAGCAGCCCCAACACCGGTAACGGATACCAGGCCGAAGATGTAAAAAAAGGCGGCAATGGCTACTTCCCGATCAGCTTGCAATACGGCGAATACAAGGCGACCGAGGCGCGTGCCGTCAGCATCGCCGGGGGCGACCCACTGGAAAATTTCACCAACCGTACCTACAAAGACAAATCGGTCAAAGCCACCAACATTACCGATTTGGCGATGGTGACCGAAACGTACGAAAAGATGAAAGGTAAACCCGTCATCGTTTCGGTGAATGTGGACAATCCGATGATCTTCAACGAATTTGAAACCAAAGCGAATGCCATTTTGGTCAATTTCCGCGTCCAGGATCAAGCGATTCTGGATATCCTGACGGGCAAAGCCGAACCTTCGGGCCTATTGCCGATGCAGATGCCTGCCGACATGGTGGTGGTGGAAAAACAAGCCGAAGATGCGCCGCGTGACATGCGCTGCCACAAGGATGCAGCCGGGAATGTGTACGATTTTGGTTTTGGATTGAACTGGAAAGGGGTGATTGTGGATGCGCGTACGGCCAAGTACATGGTGAAGAAGAAGTAA
- a CDS encoding nucleotidyltransferase family protein, with the protein MHPFLEQHLPSIEQLCLKHKVSKLYVFGSLASGRFDEKNSDADFIVAFEPSSNRGLAQNYLNLMVDLSKILQRSVDLLLDEPIENPYFKEELDETKMLIYEQAGEEVLV; encoded by the coding sequence ATGCACCCATTTTTAGAACAACATCTTCCTTCTATTGAGCAGCTTTGCCTAAAACACAAAGTGAGCAAGCTTTATGTTTTTGGGTCATTAGCCAGTGGCCGATTCGATGAAAAAAATAGTGACGCTGATTTCATTGTTGCATTTGAGCCATCTTCAAATCGCGGTTTGGCTCAGAATTACCTCAACTTGATGGTTGATTTATCCAAAATCTTGCAACGATCAGTAGATTTATTGCTTGATGAACCGATAGAGAATCCCTATTTTAAAGAAGAACTTGACGAAACCAAGATGCTGATTTATGAACAGGCAGGCGAAGAAGTACTTGTTTGA
- a CDS encoding DUF86 domain-containing protein: MNRQAKKYLFDIVQTIERIEDIFKTTENFESYQQNFLLRMATERLLGIVGEAVTKYDKIPDVPALSFTPQIIGFRNIIVHDYAKVVDSVVWEIVHFHLPVLKSEASALLE, translated from the coding sequence ATGAACAGGCAGGCGAAGAAGTACTTGTTTGACATCGTTCAAACGATTGAGCGGATTGAGGACATATTTAAAACTACCGAAAACTTTGAATCATATCAGCAGAATTTTTTGTTGCGAATGGCGACAGAAAGGCTGTTGGGCATCGTTGGAGAAGCTGTGACCAAATACGATAAAATCCCTGATGTCCCAGCACTTAGTTTCACTCCTCAAATCATCGGATTTCGGAACATCATCGTGCACGATTATGCAAAAGTGGTCGATTCTGTTGTTTGGGAAATAGTTCATTTTCACCTTCCGGTTTTGAAGTCGGAGGCTAGTGCACTACTTGAGTAG
- a CDS encoding CHAT domain-containing protein — translation MEKSMLGSRPMVLRICLLNTSFVFLFFLFSLTKGHTQSTNKLTDALFEQFYACIEEPYSQKTENELSKIKNGLTKIPSATLDAADLWHEIGLYYYGDLGAYEQALACFVAAQAIRKKIIHDPAHNDLARSAFMIGVCHKYLGNYDKAAKQVHSALAVSQKGQNHFMLAKEYLELGDIFEFLGDFDHSINCYERAYPHILKSTRDRATLLEDHFKRQAQAYLAKEKHHLALEKNRQAIKVCLDSIRPDLADRFHAEIADCYTNMNISFRATNQYDSAYWCLQQALKYYQKSNLVDIALNIGNVYNELGDLYMAKKQYATAIQNQLKAIKILHDYSKHRYLTFAYTSLGEAYLQSGEPEPALRFFRKALRILVPHFPSSVRRISTVSDRSLIALHGIARCQLAQQKLTHAFNNFRRLDTLVSQLRFSLREDGSKFSLAKQALPIYENAIYTALLLGDTIAALDFCERNKAIVLRQALVDQQAKQSVGIPTQHLKKEATLRSRLLYWQKKVIDASDEVQRGIWQDSSAQAKAGFERFVRFLEKQHPQYYHLKYAQVRAPSIAAVQQSLPDSSLCLEYFFGQEQLFLFAWSKEECRVFFQRVTPAFSDSLSALIHLLRQPTPDAPTLRKVASLSYLTYQTLIAPAALTFNQQGQIRRLRIIPDGLLHYLPFDVLLEAPSDDLKSNNAAYLIKKYAISYGISNQTIKNGQQARTNFAFGGFGITYAGVETRLAQLPLAEKQVLALQQMMGGRVWVHSEASANKQTFMRQAPQCQILHLSMHGLINEQEPAKSALVFAKGKQIQPLSALEVYNLHFKNNELTVLGACNTGNGQLQQGEGVMSLSRAFTYAGCKSLVMSLWSLEDVYADELIQGFYRELKKGRPKDIALQQAKLQYLAQEGSERRAPNYWGALVLSGALEPLPAGAQDWVLYLVGLLLILIGLGVLFFRAKIKKLFQA, via the coding sequence TTGGAAAAAAGTATGCTCGGTAGCAGGCCAATGGTACTTCGGATTTGTTTGTTGAATACCTCATTTGTATTCCTCTTTTTCCTGTTTTCCCTCACTAAGGGGCATACGCAATCCACAAATAAGCTTACCGATGCTTTGTTCGAGCAATTTTATGCCTGTATTGAAGAGCCATACAGTCAAAAAACTGAAAATGAATTAAGTAAAATAAAAAACGGTTTAACAAAAATCCCTTCAGCTACCCTGGATGCCGCAGATTTGTGGCATGAAATTGGCTTGTATTACTATGGAGACCTTGGTGCATATGAACAGGCTTTGGCTTGTTTTGTGGCAGCACAGGCCATTCGCAAAAAAATCATTCATGACCCTGCCCACAATGACCTTGCCCGCAGTGCATTTATGATTGGGGTTTGCCACAAATACCTGGGCAATTACGACAAAGCAGCCAAACAAGTACACTCGGCTTTGGCGGTAAGCCAAAAAGGGCAAAACCATTTTATGCTCGCCAAGGAGTACCTCGAACTCGGTGACATCTTTGAATTTTTAGGAGATTTTGACCACAGCATCAATTGTTACGAAAGGGCTTATCCACACATTTTAAAAAGTACCCGCGATCGGGCAACCCTTTTGGAAGACCATTTCAAAAGACAGGCCCAAGCTTATTTGGCCAAAGAAAAACACCACTTGGCCCTGGAGAAAAACCGCCAGGCCATCAAAGTTTGTCTTGATTCCATTCGCCCTGATCTGGCTGATCGTTTTCACGCCGAAATTGCCGATTGTTACACCAATATGAACATCAGCTTTCGAGCTACAAACCAGTATGATTCCGCCTATTGGTGCTTGCAGCAAGCGCTGAAATACTATCAAAAATCAAACTTGGTGGATATTGCCTTGAACATCGGCAATGTTTACAATGAATTGGGCGACTTGTACATGGCTAAAAAACAATACGCCACAGCCATTCAAAACCAGCTAAAAGCCATCAAAATCCTGCATGATTACTCAAAGCATCGCTACCTGACTTTTGCATATACCAGTTTGGGAGAGGCGTATTTACAAAGTGGCGAACCTGAACCCGCGCTCCGTTTTTTCCGAAAAGCGCTGCGCATCCTCGTGCCACATTTCCCATCCTCGGTTCGAAGGATCAGCACCGTTAGTGACCGAAGTCTGATTGCCCTGCATGGCATTGCCCGCTGCCAGTTGGCGCAGCAAAAACTTACCCATGCATTCAACAATTTTCGCCGTTTGGATACGCTGGTGAGCCAGCTGCGTTTTTCCTTGCGGGAAGACGGCTCCAAGTTCAGTTTGGCCAAACAAGCCCTGCCCATTTACGAAAATGCCATTTACACTGCCCTGTTATTGGGTGATACCATTGCTGCACTGGATTTCTGTGAGCGCAACAAAGCCATCGTACTGAGGCAGGCATTAGTAGATCAGCAAGCCAAACAAAGCGTGGGCATCCCTACTCAGCACTTGAAAAAAGAGGCTACCCTACGCAGTCGACTTTTGTATTGGCAAAAAAAAGTAATTGATGCAAGCGATGAGGTACAACGCGGCATTTGGCAGGACTCCTCGGCCCAGGCTAAAGCAGGTTTTGAACGTTTTGTGCGGTTTCTGGAAAAGCAACACCCACAATACTACCACTTAAAATATGCGCAAGTACGCGCCCCTTCTATCGCTGCTGTACAACAAAGTTTGCCAGATTCCTCTCTTTGCCTGGAATATTTTTTCGGGCAAGAACAGTTGTTTTTATTCGCCTGGTCAAAAGAGGAATGTCGGGTATTTTTCCAACGAGTGACCCCGGCTTTTAGTGATTCCTTAAGCGCACTGATCCACCTGTTGCGCCAACCCACGCCAGATGCCCCGACTTTGCGAAAGGTAGCTAGCCTCAGTTACCTGACCTATCAGACTTTGATTGCTCCGGCAGCTTTGACTTTTAACCAACAGGGACAAATCCGTCGCTTGCGCATTATTCCCGATGGCTTATTGCATTATTTGCCATTCGATGTTTTATTAGAAGCCCCTTCTGATGACTTAAAATCGAACAATGCAGCTTATTTGATCAAAAAATACGCCATCAGTTATGGCATTTCCAATCAAACCATAAAAAATGGCCAACAGGCAAGGACCAACTTTGCATTTGGAGGTTTTGGCATCACCTATGCAGGTGTTGAAACCCGTTTGGCTCAATTGCCACTGGCCGAAAAACAAGTACTCGCCTTACAACAAATGATGGGGGGCCGGGTGTGGGTGCATAGCGAGGCCTCCGCCAACAAACAAACATTCATGCGCCAGGCACCCCAGTGTCAAATTTTACATTTGTCGATGCATGGCCTCATCAATGAGCAAGAACCGGCCAAATCAGCGCTGGTATTCGCCAAGGGAAAACAGATCCAGCCCTTGAGTGCCTTGGAAGTTTACAACCTGCACTTCAAAAACAACGAATTGACCGTGCTTGGGGCCTGCAACACCGGCAATGGGCAATTGCAACAGGGCGAAGGAGTCATGAGCCTTTCACGTGCCTTTACGTATGCAGGGTGCAAAAGCCTAGTGATGAGCCTGTGGAGTTTGGAGGATGTGTATGCAGATGAATTGATTCAGGGGTTTTATCGGGAATTGAAAAAAGGTAGGCCGAAAGACATTGCCCTTCAACAGGCCAAATTACAATACCTGGCACAGGAGGGTTCTGAACGGAGAGCGCCAAATTATTGGGGTGCACTAGTGTTGAGTGGAGCGCTGGAACCACTGCCAGCTGGTGCCCAAGATTGGGTGCTGTACCTGGTAGGTCTATTGTTGATCTTGATTGGGTTAGGTGTGCTTTTCTTTCGAGCTAAAATAAAGAAACTGTTTCAGGCCTAA
- a CDS encoding RNA polymerase sigma factor, translating into MSNQQKNWGLSTTDFQLLQEEIAQGGETRFQQVFKQNYPRYCNYIRSEMNLSYDDASDVTVEAFIKIHRFIREGRVSYGNLDAYSMQAIRNEYLMLLRKRKQLPESDVEVNQLDLLDEEYDESTLQQFEQAFGRLGEDCRSLLQQHYFQKMSHRDIGTALNISEDASKTRTKVCRNKLRDIFQSLLNAA; encoded by the coding sequence ATGTCGAACCAACAAAAAAACTGGGGACTATCCACAACTGATTTCCAACTACTCCAGGAAGAAATTGCTCAAGGCGGGGAAACCCGTTTCCAGCAGGTATTCAAACAAAACTATCCCCGCTACTGTAACTACATCCGCAGTGAAATGAACCTCAGCTACGACGATGCATCCGATGTAACTGTTGAAGCTTTTATCAAAATTCACCGCTTCATCCGCGAAGGGCGAGTCAGCTACGGCAACCTGGACGCTTACAGCATGCAAGCCATTCGCAATGAATACCTGATGCTGCTTCGCAAGCGCAAGCAGCTGCCAGAAAGTGATGTAGAAGTAAACCAATTGGACCTTCTCGACGAGGAGTACGACGAATCAACTTTGCAACAGTTTGAACAGGCTTTTGGCCGCTTGGGGGAGGATTGCCGCAGTCTTTTGCAACAACACTATTTCCAGAAAATGTCTCACCGCGACATCGGTACCGCTTTGAACATTTCGGAAGATGCCTCCAAAACCCGCACCAAAGTTTGTCGCAACAAATTGCGCGACATTTTTCAATCGCTCCTCAATGCGGCATAA